The Cylindrospermopsis curvispora GIHE-G1 genome contains a region encoding:
- a CDS encoding Uma2 family endonuclease gives MTTLNLVKLPITTIEIAPGSHLLIHDVTWEQYEALYKDWGDERQVPRMNYCNGTLEIMSPLPAHERPHRIIGDIVKTLLDAENRAWEDFGSTTFKKPEQAGLEPDTCFYIENADRVRSLMRMNMETDPPPDLAIESDLTSQTTLDTYLTLQVPEIWIYENDRLTIYLLEKNNYQKTTTSRVFPSLSITDLIPELVQQAIKQGTSTMLRNLRHQLST, from the coding sequence ATGACTACACTTAATCTAGTCAAATTGCCAATCACTACCATTGAAATTGCACCGGGTAGTCACTTGTTGATTCACGATGTTACTTGGGAGCAATATGAAGCTTTATATAAAGATTGGGGAGATGAACGCCAAGTGCCCCGAATGAACTATTGCAATGGAACCCTGGAAATTATGTCTCCCCTTCCTGCTCATGAACGTCCCCATCGTATTATTGGTGATATTGTCAAAACCCTATTAGATGCTGAAAACAGAGCTTGGGAAGATTTTGGCTCTACCACCTTTAAAAAGCCAGAACAAGCAGGTCTGGAACCAGATACCTGTTTTTATATAGAGAATGCGGATCGGGTTCGCTCCTTGATGCGAATGAATATGGAAACGGATCCGCCACCGGACTTAGCAATTGAGAGTGATCTTACCTCTCAAACCACATTAGATACCTACTTGACCCTACAGGTTCCTGAGATCTGGATTTATGAAAATGATCGCTTAACAATTTACCTGCTAGAAAAAAACAACTATCAAAAGACCACCACCAGTCGAGTCTTTCCATCCCTAAGTATTACAGATCTCATTCCAGAGTTAGTACAACAAGCGATCAAACAGGGAACAAGCACTATGTTACGCAACCTGCGCCATCAATTGTCCACTTGA
- the ubiE gene encoding bifunctional demethylmenaquinone methyltransferase/2-methoxy-6-polyprenyl-1,4-benzoquinol methylase UbiE: MKQEIRDIFDRIAPVYDQLNDWLSLGQHRIWKEMTVKWSGVKPGDTCLDLCCGSGDLTFRLARRAGTAGRVYGVDFSNNLLNAAKNRQKLSQNPYSITWTEADVLSLPFVDDQFDVVTMGYGLRNVTDITRSLQEIYRVLKPGGKAAILDFHRPDDHIWRTFQQWYLDYLVVPLATNLGVREEYAYISPSLQRFPRGEEQVALARQVGFVNAIHYPISNAMMGVLVIVVP, translated from the coding sequence ATGAAGCAAGAAATTCGTGATATTTTTGACCGTATTGCTCCTGTGTACGATCAACTTAATGATTGGTTAAGCCTGGGACAACATCGCATCTGGAAGGAAATGACCGTGAAATGGAGTGGTGTGAAACCAGGAGATACTTGTCTAGATTTATGCTGCGGTAGTGGGGATTTAACCTTCCGTTTGGCTCGACGTGCAGGAACTGCTGGTAGGGTATATGGTGTGGATTTCTCTAATAATTTACTTAATGCTGCTAAAAACCGCCAGAAATTATCCCAGAACCCATATTCTATCACTTGGACAGAAGCAGATGTGCTGAGTCTTCCTTTTGTAGATGATCAATTTGACGTTGTGACCATGGGTTACGGTTTAAGAAATGTGACAGATATCACCCGCAGTTTACAGGAAATCTATCGAGTGCTAAAACCTGGGGGTAAAGCGGCAATTTTGGATTTTCATCGTCCTGATGACCACATCTGGAGGACCTTTCAACAATGGTATTTAGATTATCTGGTTGTTCCCCTGGCCACTAATTTGGGTGTGAGGGAAGAATATGCTTACATCAGTCCCAGTTTGCAGCGTTTTCCCAGGGGTGAGGAACAGGTTGCCTTAGCACGTCAAGTTGGGTTTGTCAATGCTATTCATTATCCAATTTCCAATGCTATGATGGGGGTACTAGTAATCGTCGTTCCCTAA
- a CDS encoding sigma-70 family RNA polymerase sigma factor: protein MSQSIAVSWSTVDANYSQASVQVDKLSNQDLILRCQSGLRPDKAAFAELLRRYQTQVDRVLYHLAPDWSDRADLAQEVWIRVYRNIHRLQEPAKFRGWLSRIATNLFYDELRKRKRSGSSFSLDAPRLAGDGEMDWEIASDTPSPEEQLKTREFYEQLREAIADLPEIFRTTIVLREIEGLAYEEIAQITGASLGTVKSRIARARSRLQSQLKSYLDG, encoded by the coding sequence ATGAGTCAGTCTATTGCTGTATCCTGGTCAACTGTTGATGCCAATTATTCACAAGCATCGGTGCAAGTTGATAAACTCTCGAATCAGGATCTTATTTTGCGCTGTCAATCTGGACTGCGCCCGGACAAAGCAGCTTTTGCTGAATTGCTGCGTCGCTATCAGACTCAGGTAGATAGGGTACTATATCACTTAGCTCCCGACTGGTCTGACAGAGCTGATTTGGCTCAGGAGGTGTGGATTCGAGTCTATCGGAATATTCACCGATTACAAGAACCTGCTAAATTTCGCGGTTGGTTAAGTCGAATTGCCACTAATTTGTTTTATGATGAGCTACGTAAGCGCAAAAGATCTGGTAGTTCTTTCTCCCTAGATGCTCCTCGTTTAGCAGGGGATGGGGAAATGGATTGGGAAATTGCCAGCGATACACCAAGTCCGGAAGAACAACTAAAAACTAGGGAATTTTATGAGCAACTGCGGGAAGCTATTGCTGATTTACCAGAGATTTTCCGTACTACCATAGTTCTTAGAGAAATCGAAGGTTTAGCATATGAAGAAATTGCTCAAATTACTGGTGCTTCCCTAGGAACCGTCAAATCTAGAATAGCTAGAGCCCGTTCCCGACTGCAAAGCCAACTAAAAAGTTATCTGGATGGTTAA
- a CDS encoding DUF445 domain-containing protein — protein MDWSHLWLYVSPPVLGGVIGYFTNDIAIRMLFRPYRPIYVLGRKLPFTPGLIPSNQERLGNNIAHAIMGSLLTPDELHKLAGRLLATDRVKAAILWLLQLALAQIKQEKNQKTAQILAGILRDLLGDSLPRLLRVLARKEDFLEVQINQVFDRLILEFRLNEEQAIWLADWLLKVAFPPDVLRQAIINFLTDKTIQTIDDSFREKTSGTYWVVANLFGLRNTLTRLRSFCLDEKELTNQRLQELVQDLQLGDRLKKLLQDLSLQNLPIGTVRELRKSIKESIRYYLRDSGSNLIQEVTESADWERISIILLTRLRDSAIVNSSLESVAQELALILDKYLEKDLETIVAQAIPILSLDKVIVEKVKATSPADLEAAIEGIVKNELQAIVNLGGILGLAVGLLQVGFLLLNQV, from the coding sequence GTGGATTGGTCACATCTTTGGCTTTATGTATCACCTCCCGTTCTGGGTGGTGTGATTGGCTATTTCACTAATGATATAGCCATTAGAATGCTTTTCCGTCCCTACAGACCCATCTATGTTCTGGGACGTAAGTTACCTTTTACTCCTGGTTTGATTCCCAGTAATCAAGAGCGATTGGGAAACAATATTGCCCATGCTATTATGGGTTCTCTGTTAACTCCAGACGAATTACATAAATTGGCTGGACGACTTTTGGCAACTGATCGGGTCAAAGCTGCTATCCTATGGTTGTTACAATTGGCATTGGCCCAAATTAAACAGGAAAAAAATCAAAAAACTGCTCAGATCTTGGCGGGAATTTTGCGCGATTTATTGGGGGACTCCCTTCCCCGTCTGTTAAGAGTGTTAGCTCGTAAAGAAGATTTTCTAGAAGTACAAATTAATCAAGTTTTTGACCGTCTAATATTAGAGTTTAGACTAAACGAAGAACAGGCTATTTGGTTAGCTGACTGGTTACTGAAGGTTGCTTTTCCACCGGATGTGTTAAGACAAGCAATAATTAATTTTCTCACAGATAAAACTATTCAAACTATTGATGATAGCTTTAGAGAAAAAACTAGTGGTACTTACTGGGTGGTAGCTAATCTTTTCGGTTTACGAAATACTCTTACCCGACTCAGAAGTTTTTGTTTGGATGAGAAGGAATTGACTAATCAACGACTGCAAGAGTTAGTTCAAGATCTACAATTGGGCGATCGCCTGAAGAAGCTATTACAGGACTTGTCCCTACAAAATTTGCCCATTGGCACAGTTCGTGAATTGAGAAAGAGTATAAAGGAGAGCATTAGATATTATCTGCGAGACAGTGGCAGTAACCTGATACAAGAGGTAACAGAATCAGCGGATTGGGAGAGAATTTCTATTATTTTATTAACTCGCCTGCGTGATTCAGCCATTGTTAACAGTTCCCTGGAGTCTGTGGCTCAAGAGTTAGCCCTAATCCTAGACAAGTATTTAGAAAAAGACCTAGAAACCATTGTAGCCCAAGCAATTCCAATTTTGTCCCTAGATAAAGTTATCGTAGAAAAAGTCAAAGCCACCTCACCTGCTGACTTAGAAGCAGCTATTGAGGGGATTGTCAAGAATGAGTTGCAGGCAATTGTGAATCTAGGAGGTATTTTAGGGTTAGCGGTGGGCCTGTTACAAGTGGGATTTCTCCTTCTAAACCAGGTCTAG
- a CDS encoding DUF29 domain-containing protein produces MSTSNRNTSVYEQDFYLWIQETIQALQLSKLDPKEIPHLIEELEDMGNSQKDALESNLIRVLQHLLKWKYQKHKRTDSWRASITEHSLRLNRAFKKSPSLRPYFAQVFDECYSDARLIASRETGLELEVFPQECPFDPKDVLNPEYLP; encoded by the coding sequence ATGTCTACATCGAATAGAAACACATCAGTTTACGAACAAGACTTTTATCTTTGGATTCAGGAAACCATACAAGCTTTGCAATTAAGTAAGTTAGACCCCAAAGAAATTCCCCATCTCATTGAAGAACTGGAAGACATGGGCAATAGTCAAAAAGATGCTTTAGAAAGCAATTTAATCCGGGTGCTTCAGCACTTACTCAAGTGGAAATATCAAAAGCATAAACGTACTGATAGCTGGCGGGCATCAATTACTGAACATAGTCTGCGTTTAAATAGAGCTTTTAAGAAAAGTCCTAGCTTGCGACCATATTTTGCCCAGGTTTTTGACGAGTGTTACAGCGATGCTCGACTCATCGCTTCCCGGGAAACTGGTTTAGAACTGGAGGTATTTCCCCAAGAATGTCCCTTTGATCCCAAAGACGTGCTCAATCCGGAATATTTGCCATAG
- a CDS encoding M23 family metallopeptidase, which translates to MNTYHKLRVINLTSLGKVITGILAITPLACIPSAKALEVQILPQTVKLGDTISVLIKPDAEQTLNTDIQNLIKPSVKVDENTYPAFAIAPNTYRSLIPTTPLEKPGIRKITILVGGQEEKKLEVIVGNRKFPLQRINLPPGKAGVKATEYELARVKEFKELQTPEKYWNGVFLSPNKGRMSTRYGVRRYYNGVFAQDYYHRGLDYAGAVGSAVIAPAAGRVALVGKVSQGFRVHGNAVGIDHGQGVTSIFLHLNRIDVKEGDFVQPGNLIGTVGSTGASTGPHLHWGLYVNGKSIDPMFWKTKTID; encoded by the coding sequence ATGAATACTTACCATAAGTTGCGGGTGATTAATCTCACCAGTCTAGGCAAGGTTATCACGGGAATATTGGCAATTACTCCCCTAGCTTGCATCCCATCAGCAAAAGCATTAGAGGTGCAAATTTTACCACAAACGGTAAAATTGGGAGATACAATCTCAGTATTAATTAAGCCCGATGCGGAACAAACTCTAAATACTGATATCCAAAATCTTATAAAACCTAGTGTTAAAGTTGATGAAAACACATATCCAGCTTTTGCGATCGCACCAAACACCTATCGTTCCCTGATTCCTACTACCCCCCTAGAAAAACCAGGAATAAGAAAAATTACAATATTAGTGGGGGGACAAGAGGAAAAAAAATTAGAGGTAATAGTAGGTAATAGGAAATTTCCGTTACAGAGGATCAACCTACCACCAGGAAAAGCGGGAGTAAAAGCCACAGAATATGAACTAGCTCGTGTAAAAGAGTTCAAAGAACTACAAACACCAGAAAAATACTGGAATGGAGTGTTTCTCAGTCCCAATAAAGGGAGGATGAGCACGAGATATGGTGTGAGACGGTACTATAATGGTGTGTTTGCCCAGGATTATTATCATCGAGGGTTAGACTATGCAGGTGCAGTGGGTTCAGCAGTAATCGCACCAGCAGCGGGGAGAGTAGCTTTAGTAGGGAAAGTATCCCAGGGATTTAGGGTTCATGGAAACGCGGTGGGTATTGACCATGGTCAGGGAGTAACCAGCATTTTCCTGCACTTGAACCGAATTGATGTCAAAGAAGGTGATTTTGTCCAACCTGGCAATCTCATCGGTACTGTGGGTTCCACAGGTGCTTCTACTGGTCCCCATTTACATTGGGGTTTATATGTTAATGGAAAATCCATTGATCCTATGTTTTGGAAAACCAAAACTATTGATTAG
- a CDS encoding L,D-transpeptidase: MILRTSANSNKHNPDFSSGITLGDTALGADMTSSSDSGDGEKNTRLVLPTQQNKTSSGLKGFFFGAGNDSPSPGAGNDQSDVVVDLSDRRVYVYRYDQVVASYPISVGKKGWETPTGTFKVIHKEHHPIWKHPITGKIFEAGTDSPLGDRWIGFWSDGKNEIGFHGTPNNDLIGGAVSHGCLRMRNPDVRMLYEQVDLGTPVSVRH; this comes from the coding sequence ATGATCCTGCGGACCAGTGCCAACTCTAATAAGCATAATCCTGATTTCTCTTCGGGTATTACTCTTGGGGATACCGCTTTGGGTGCTGATATGACCTCTTCATCTGATTCTGGTGATGGGGAAAAAAATACAAGATTGGTACTCCCTACACAACAAAACAAAACAAGTAGTGGGTTAAAAGGCTTTTTCTTTGGTGCTGGAAATGACTCTCCATCTCCCGGAGCGGGAAATGATCAAAGTGATGTGGTAGTTGATTTGAGCGATCGCCGGGTTTATGTTTATCGTTATGATCAAGTGGTGGCCAGTTACCCAATTTCAGTGGGCAAAAAGGGTTGGGAGACTCCCACAGGTACTTTTAAAGTTATACATAAGGAGCATCACCCTATTTGGAAGCACCCAATTACGGGGAAAATATTTGAAGCGGGGACGGATAGTCCCCTGGGAGATCGATGGATTGGTTTTTGGTCAGATGGTAAGAATGAAATTGGTTTCCATGGCACACCTAATAACGATTTGATTGGTGGTGCTGTGTCCCATGGTTGTTTGAGGATGCGTAATCCTGATGTAAGAATGTTATATGAACAAGTGGACTTGGGGACTCCTGTATCAGTACGCCACTAA
- a CDS encoding ATP-dependent helicase has product MQLENLNSEKWDSQDREHRLEVKIQQIRQKLRPGQVQMADWLGGPLAVSAVPGAGKSTGMASAAAIAIARQYYSHSRSQLVLVTFTKSAAMNLKLKICEKLRELSLPQKGFVVYTLHGLALNIATRYPQLSGLELDQVKLITPNRSHRLISIAVEQWISKHPTMYYRLLEGHQFDGEETEKLRRQSVLRTEILPDLAYTTIHEAKSSGIVPETLYQWSEKTQNSYQILRIAAGLYEEYEKLMKSQGLIDYDDMILAALEVFKNPSALRIEKNKIFAVFEDEAQDSSQLQTQLLEILAERKDSNGGKTTLNLVRVGDSNQAINSTFTPADPIYFREFCEQCAGEQRLATMNQAGRSSRIIIDAANFVLEWVNHQWSKRNLQNHSPKKPPFINQKIQIVNIGDPQTDANPAPVGKGLELHTPDDIHHTVELIGQKIVELFKNNLGTAAILVRENRQGKWLAENIRPICNRYNIDLYEVAETERRSQVPKEILALLQFCDRPHSPEFLKTALTVLMQRQLIAAQDINSLAILPEEFLYPTPFTRVQTEIVQQAAQLCRNLLQAAWEIPPYQIIYFLASSLNYDQGELATADKLAEKVNLQITGDRSRSSLISALVEIVNSEKFEAVDTENPETKYIKKGQLTIITMHKAKGLDWDYVFLPFLHENLIPGKLWVKPQSQFLGDFSLAEVARAQIRTALHQGTETTNNSQQNANLNQNPNKSFFEIKQAWEEAKDLKLAEEYRLLYVAMTRAKKLLWMSAAKRAPFVWTKPDSLQEILPCPVFTALKSN; this is encoded by the coding sequence ATGCAACTTGAGAATTTAAATAGTGAAAAATGGGACTCTCAAGATAGAGAACATAGACTAGAGGTCAAAATCCAACAGATTCGGCAAAAATTGCGTCCTGGACAGGTGCAAATGGCTGATTGGTTGGGGGGACCATTAGCTGTTTCCGCTGTCCCTGGTGCGGGTAAATCTACGGGAATGGCTAGTGCAGCAGCTATTGCCATAGCGCGTCAGTATTACTCCCACTCCCGTTCCCAATTAGTCCTAGTGACTTTTACCAAGTCAGCTGCTATGAACCTGAAATTAAAGATTTGTGAAAAATTGCGGGAACTATCTCTACCACAAAAGGGGTTTGTGGTTTATACATTACATGGTTTGGCTTTAAATATTGCCACTCGTTATCCCCAACTGTCTGGTTTGGAGTTAGACCAGGTGAAGTTAATTACTCCTAATCGGAGTCATCGTTTAATTAGTATAGCTGTAGAGCAGTGGATTAGCAAGCATCCCACCATGTATTATCGTTTATTGGAAGGACACCAATTTGATGGGGAAGAAACGGAGAAACTGCGTCGTCAATCGGTTTTAAGAACGGAGATTTTGCCAGATTTAGCTTATACCACAATTCATGAGGCTAAAAGTTCTGGGATTGTACCGGAAACTCTCTATCAATGGAGTGAGAAAACTCAAAACTCCTATCAAATTTTGCGGATTGCAGCGGGACTATATGAGGAGTATGAAAAGTTAATGAAGTCCCAAGGTTTGATTGATTATGATGATATGATTTTGGCAGCTTTAGAAGTTTTCAAAAATCCCAGTGCGTTACGAATTGAAAAAAATAAGATTTTTGCAGTTTTTGAAGACGAAGCACAAGACTCTAGTCAGCTACAAACTCAACTATTAGAAATATTGGCAGAAAGAAAAGATAGCAACGGAGGAAAAACAACCTTGAATTTGGTCAGGGTTGGTGATTCTAATCAAGCTATTAATTCCACTTTTACGCCTGCAGATCCCATTTATTTTCGGGAATTTTGTGAACAATGTGCTGGGGAACAAAGACTGGCAACTATGAACCAAGCTGGACGCAGTAGTAGAATTATTATTGATGCGGCTAACTTTGTTCTGGAATGGGTAAATCACCAATGGTCCAAAAGGAATCTACAAAATCATTCACCAAAAAAACCACCATTTATAAATCAGAAAATTCAAATCGTCAATATTGGTGATCCGCAAACCGATGCTAATCCTGCACCCGTAGGAAAAGGATTGGAACTACATACACCTGATGACATTCATCACACTGTTGAGTTGATAGGTCAAAAGATTGTAGAACTCTTTAAAAATAATCTAGGTACTGCAGCTATATTAGTGAGAGAAAATCGCCAAGGTAAATGGTTAGCAGAAAATATAAGACCAATATGTAATCGGTATAATATTGACCTATATGAAGTAGCGGAAACAGAAAGACGTTCCCAAGTACCAAAAGAAATCCTAGCTTTATTGCAGTTTTGCGATCGCCCCCATTCCCCGGAGTTTTTAAAAACTGCATTAACTGTGCTGATGCAAAGACAATTAATAGCTGCTCAAGACATTAATAGTTTGGCGATTTTACCCGAAGAGTTTTTATATCCTACACCATTCACCAGGGTGCAAACAGAAATAGTTCAGCAAGCTGCCCAACTATGCAGAAACCTGCTGCAAGCAGCATGGGAAATACCACCATATCAGATAATTTACTTTTTGGCCTCAAGTCTAAACTATGATCAAGGGGAGTTGGCTACAGCAGATAAATTAGCGGAAAAAGTTAATCTCCAAATTACTGGGGATAGATCTAGAAGTTCCCTAATTAGTGCATTAGTGGAAATAGTAAATTCGGAAAAATTTGAAGCGGTGGACACAGAAAACCCAGAAACTAAATATATAAAAAAAGGTCAATTAACAATTATTACCATGCACAAAGCCAAAGGACTGGATTGGGACTATGTATTCCTACCCTTTTTGCATGAAAATTTAATTCCTGGCAAATTGTGGGTAAAACCCCAAAGTCAATTCTTAGGTGATTTTAGCCTAGCAGAAGTTGCTCGCGCCCAAATTCGCACTGCACTCCATCAAGGGACAGAAACCACTAATAATTCTCAGCAAAATGCAAATCTAAACCAAAACCCAAACAAAAGTTTTTTTGAGATTAAACAAGCATGGGAAGAAGCTAAGGATTTAAAACTAGCAGAGGAATATAGATTACTATATGTGGCCATGACCAGGGCAAAAAAACTCCTATGGATGTCCGCAGCTAAAAGAGCCCCCTTCGTGTGGACAAAACCAGACAGTTTACAAGAGATTCTACCTTGTCCAGTATTTACAGCTCTAAAGTCTAATTAA
- a CDS encoding RNA-binding domain-containing protein, with protein MDINYIIELINQGENGSVEFKRSDVKLDSLCKEIIAFSNSSGGVVIIGVDDDGTILGVESHRNYEEWVVNIARNNIIPPVNIQSREVVWDGKKIVVVEVPKGKDRPYQDNTGRFYIRIGSTNRIASLNELMRLFQQSGLYHFDVTAVDNTNPSYLNHNAIDRYFHSYDVHYMEMEQEDKITLLKNTDIIAENEQVTVGGLLVFGINPQRIFHNASISFAHFLGDTISEELIDKKNIEGSLPDQVQAALQIIKNNILTPSSILGTRRDERIKYPDKVFRELIVNACVHRNYSITGSRIRIFMFDNRIEFMSPGKLPNTVTIDKLRFGVSYSINPVIVKFMENLRYIDKLGRGLPMVYQEAKKLGKDVLFEEIGEEFKVTLLT; from the coding sequence ATGGACATCAACTATATCATTGAGCTAATTAATCAGGGAGAAAATGGATCCGTTGAATTTAAGCGTAGTGATGTGAAGCTGGATAGTCTATGTAAGGAAATCATCGCCTTTTCCAATTCCAGTGGAGGGGTTGTAATAATTGGTGTTGATGATGATGGGACCATTTTGGGGGTGGAGAGCCATAGAAATTACGAGGAATGGGTGGTAAATATCGCACGCAATAATATCATCCCTCCTGTCAACATCCAATCCAGGGAAGTGGTTTGGGACGGGAAAAAAATTGTGGTTGTGGAGGTTCCTAAAGGAAAGGACAGACCATATCAAGATAATACTGGTAGGTTTTATATACGCATTGGCTCAACTAACCGCATAGCTAGTTTAAACGAACTAATGAGACTATTTCAGCAAAGTGGACTTTATCACTTTGATGTCACAGCAGTTGACAATACCAATCCGTCTTATCTCAATCACAATGCCATTGATCGATATTTCCACAGTTATGATGTCCACTACATGGAAATGGAGCAGGAAGATAAGATAACACTGCTAAAAAACACTGATATCATTGCGGAAAATGAGCAGGTGACAGTTGGTGGTCTTTTGGTCTTTGGCATTAATCCCCAGCGGATTTTCCATAATGCTTCTATCTCATTTGCCCACTTCTTAGGAGATACAATCTCAGAAGAGTTAATAGACAAAAAAAATATTGAAGGATCACTGCCAGATCAGGTACAAGCAGCATTACAAATAATCAAAAACAATATCCTGACCCCATCATCTATTTTGGGAACCAGGAGAGATGAAAGGATAAAATATCCTGACAAAGTGTTTCGGGAATTGATTGTCAATGCTTGTGTGCATCGTAATTATTCTATAACCGGTTCCAGGATCCGAATTTTTATGTTTGATAACCGGATAGAGTTTATGAGCCCGGGGAAATTACCAAACACGGTCACTATTGATAAACTGAGGTTTGGAGTGTCTTACTCTATAAATCCGGTTATTGTTAAATTTATGGAAAACCTCAGATATATAGATAAATTGGGCAGAGGTTTACCTATGGTTTATCAAGAAGCGAAAAAACTTGGCAAGGATGTACTCTTTGAAGAAATTGGGGAAGAATTTAAGGTCACTCTGTTAACATAG
- a CDS encoding RuBisCO accumulation factor 1: MTQSSNRENHQGNIQNTDNTAEELLVKLRQKKGNWVEWGNAIAHLQKNGYNPQDIFEATGFEPIQQNQVVVGAQVYSSLEKFGASEATKTYYGTRASDILYELRLLTQGDRATAADLIFAHKLDVDEAREIAKAIKDFSRFSTPPEGFSTHPGDAIAYQCWKLARQNSDLQERSRLIAKGLRFVQSSTARKQIEQLLTDFTIVPQRNAPLLPYFRLESDEELPRLVPVVGELPLTPEDVKSVPLIIEEAPFNIVKFAGEQAWVALPGWQVLRSAEDPIVIIGESNIFPQSKSGKTEQILIVIDRDERDWDDGSYFAFDNDGEVDFQWFETQPEQTILGRIIVILRPKKVLDEDFTKDSWQIDE, encoded by the coding sequence ATGACCCAATCTTCCAACAGAGAAAACCACCAGGGAAATATTCAGAACACAGATAATACAGCTGAAGAATTACTAGTAAAACTGAGACAGAAAAAAGGTAATTGGGTAGAGTGGGGAAATGCGATCGCCCATTTACAAAAAAATGGCTATAATCCCCAGGATATTTTTGAAGCTACAGGATTTGAACCGATTCAGCAAAATCAGGTGGTTGTTGGTGCACAGGTTTACAGCTCCCTAGAAAAATTCGGCGCATCAGAAGCTACCAAAACCTACTACGGAACAAGAGCCAGTGACATTCTTTACGAACTGAGACTATTAACCCAGGGAGATAGAGCGACAGCTGCGGATTTAATTTTTGCCCATAAACTGGATGTGGATGAAGCAAGAGAAATTGCTAAAGCTATTAAAGACTTCTCCCGATTTTCCACTCCCCCGGAAGGATTCAGTACCCATCCTGGAGACGCTATTGCTTACCAATGCTGGAAACTGGCCAGACAAAACTCAGACCTGCAAGAGAGATCCCGTTTAATTGCCAAAGGATTGCGTTTTGTGCAATCGAGTACAGCCAGAAAACAGATTGAACAATTACTAACAGACTTTACCATTGTTCCCCAGCGCAATGCGCCCTTGCTTCCCTATTTTCGACTAGAGTCCGATGAAGAACTGCCCAGATTAGTTCCCGTGGTAGGAGAATTACCCCTAACCCCAGAGGATGTCAAGTCAGTACCCCTAATTATAGAAGAGGCCCCTTTTAACATAGTTAAATTTGCTGGTGAGCAAGCTTGGGTAGCATTACCGGGATGGCAAGTGTTGCGTTCTGCGGAAGATCCAATAGTGATAATTGGGGAGAGCAACATTTTTCCCCAGAGCAAATCTGGCAAAACCGAACAAATTCTAATTGTGATAGATAGAGATGAAAGAGATTGGGATGACGGGAGTTATTTTGCCTTTGACAATGATGGAGAAGTGGATTTTCAGTGGTTTGAAACTCAACCAGAGCAGACAATATTAGGACGCATAATTGTCATTTTACGTCCTAAAAAAGTTTTAGACGAAGATTTTACCAAAGATAGTTGGCAAATTGATGAGTGA
- a CDS encoding anti-sigma factor family protein yields MDRFNYQEYNEDDQFELLSAYLDGEVTATERQRIEQWLATDESSKRLYMRLLKLRHGVRTMPVPSCYASSPDLFSLVWKRIIFRRRINWMWGSAAIAACVIGSISGILPANTSRLQLAQQKIDSGDIQTQAPISPLMVALNNPIVEIPKTAVVQPPAAEELEYIREEMEFDINNQ; encoded by the coding sequence ATGGATAGGTTTAATTATCAGGAATATAATGAAGATGATCAGTTTGAGCTGTTAAGCGCATATTTAGATGGTGAAGTTACAGCTACTGAACGTCAGCGGATAGAGCAGTGGTTGGCAACGGATGAATCTAGTAAGCGTTTGTACATGAGACTGTTAAAATTGAGGCATGGTGTCCGAACCATGCCTGTGCCAAGCTGTTATGCTTCGTCTCCGGATTTATTTAGTCTTGTTTGGAAACGCATAATTTTCCGTCGTCGGATAAATTGGATGTGGGGTAGTGCTGCTATCGCAGCTTGTGTTATTGGTTCCATATCAGGAATTTTGCCAGCAAATACTTCTAGGTTGCAACTAGCACAACAGAAGATAGATAGTGGGGATATCCAAACACAAGCACCAATCTCTCCTTTAATGGTCGCTCTCAATAACCCAATAGTTGAAATTCCCAAAACTGCTGTGGTTCAACCACCAGCAGCTGAGGAACTTGAATATATTCGAGAGGAGATGGAATTTGACATCAATAACCAATAA